The following is a genomic window from Kogia breviceps isolate mKogBre1 chromosome 4, mKogBre1 haplotype 1, whole genome shotgun sequence.
TTTTGTCTGGTTTCCTAGTTGTTTGTGGTAGGAAGTTAGTTCTGAACCCCTATTCTTTCGTTCTTCAAATCTAGCCAGTGATATCAACTTGGGACACAGCCTGTAAGGTACCTTTTCtatccatttatatatgtatgtttccATAGAAAAGTTGTAGTATTGGTTTTCTTTAGGTTGTATATGCTTTTAGTATCGTAATTCAGAGTATATTTAGTTCTCTTtcacttgatttaaaaaaaaacaatgtgtgtTAGAGGTGTACCTTATTATTAAAACAAAtctatttcatattctttatatgttgatatagttaatatattaaataatgtaatatttttatatggtaATATTTTCAGCAAGAATAGAGTTTGGTCCTCAGTAGCTCATCTTCTGGACATACTGcaaatgctttccattttttaCCAGGCCTTTCCAGACACATTTTCAGAAATGTTGCCCTATTTCTCTCTGCCCCAAGTAATCCTCTTGCCTGGAGACAGACAGACTTCACATCTACCCCTAATAGTTGCCCAGGGCCcttttttgcttctattttccaCAACTTTGGCATGGGCCATTCTTTGTGTTCTCATCTGTTATGCACTTGAATACAGTATGCTGTTGTTTCCCTCATTAATCTCTCAGAGGTTCCTTACAATTTTTGGTCCATTGAAATCTTCCCATCCATATTTTCTCATTCAtctattgattcctttttttgaaaaatcttttgtAGGTTCTGTGGTTTGATAAGGAGTATAGGCTGGAATATGTACTCACTTTGCTATCTTGAAACCAAGAATTACATTTCTCTCTGCCTGAATTTTCGCTGTATCATTTTATCATAATCTAGAATAAGATTAAACCTTTGTATGTTTGCCTAACACTCTTGTGAATAGACATGTATTAGGGAGCAGTAAGATGTTTGAGCTAGAGAGTATTCCTAGCATCTCCTCTTCCGTTCCTAAATTTACTTCTGTTCAGTAATATCCTCTTCATATTGCCAAGCACTTTCCTGGCCCTCATTATTCTTGTATTGACATGGGAAGTTCCATTTGTTAACCAGAATTGGAGTTTAGGCATCATGAATAAAATGGTAAAGTTTCTCTTCGGGCAACTATAAACTCTTCCCAACAGATTTTCTATTTGCCATTGAAATATTTTCAACCCATGTTGCAGAGTTTTAAAACATTAGAATTGgaaatttttaaaccttttaacaAAAGTTTTCTTTCACCATTATAATCTTGAATTTGGTTTAGCACTAATTATTATTTTGGCATGTAAAATACTGCTGTatacaatatacaaaataatgaaatgtgATCTAACCTATAACAATAGCTCAAGTCCCTTccacttttaatttatattttgattttttgggCTCCTGACCAAAGTTAGATTAACATGACTTCTTTATAGATCTTtccaatatgtaaataaattacaCTGAAACTTTTTGTCTACACTGGGCAACAATTTAGTACCTTAACATCTACTGATGGAGGAGAAAAGTGATGTAAGGTCCAGAGGAACCCTCTTGGGATATTAAACAAAAATTCTGGGTGATCCTGGCTCTAAGTCATAATCTAATGTAGATTATTCAGTGAAAATTTCTTAAAGAGATTCAGTCCTTTTTCATTCATAGCATAGCACTGTGAATACAAACTTCTAAGTCATGCTTAATAATTTCCTTGTGTTTGTTACTTTGTTATAACCTGATTATAGTAACTAgtagtacaaccactttggaaatatAAAAGAGAACTATTCTTTGGCAACTTGCAGagctacttctttttaaaatctgatccTAGGAAAGGATATATGGACAGGAGCCTACCCTTGTGCTGTTCTTGTCAATCAACCCTTTCTGTCATTTCACAGAATGAAATTCTGTAGACCCAGAAGGGACCTGAGCAGTTATGTAGCAGTGTTTTACGGGAAAAGAAACTGAGAGCCAGAGAGGTAAAGCAGCTGTCCTACAGTCACAGAGGTAGTAAAGAACCACATATCTTCACCCTGGCCTGCCCTGAATTTTTTTGACATGTTGAGAAGTCATTGTGTCTCAACTatatattgcatttatttctacAAACCTACTTCAAAAGGCTAAAATTgtctctttttgaaatttttgttgtACTTACACAGCTGAAATTTAGTCGGAGCCTTTCTAGCTCCCTGTACAATTATTCCTCTTCTCCCATTCTCTTAAACTTTTCTTGAGCATCTTGATAGAGAATACAGCAACTCCTTTATTCTGTCATTAGAATCCAGACAGAATCAGAGATTGAAGGCTGGGGAAAGTTGTCATGAATGGTAGTATTTTTACTCACACACAGAAAAAACTGGGCACCAGATTTGTCCATTCAGtaactttctgctcaattttaaatttaatttgatgaACTCAATGAAAtggaggaatcttttttttttttttctgctcaatTTAAACGTGGCTATTCCctgaaaaaaaacccttttctttCTGGGTTTGTCTTTGGCAATGGGAGTAAGGAGAAGAGGGCAGTATGTATTTCCTTCCTATCTAAAATTgaaagtttttttgtgtgttttactcAAATATGAATTTTGTGTAATAAATTCTGAACTAGTCATGACTAATATCATGCATTTTGATATAACAGGATAGACATGATTCAACTGATGACCAACATATTTGTCATGTGTGGCATATGGATATAGAAGCCCTTCCAGAATGGATACACTGCCTAATACAAAAAGTAAGTTCCATAGTTTCTGAGTAAAATTAGGAATATACTACCTTCAGAAAGTTTCATCCTCATTTTAGAGCTATTTTTCTTGGATGCATTGTTTCAAGAGACATGAAAGGGTGTGTAACTTGATTACGCTTACTGGTTTCTTCATTATTACTGGAGTGCTCTGAGTACTTTTATATCTCAGACTTTGCACTTGGTATTTCCCCTTCCTTGAATTCTCTTCCCACAACTACTTAcctgtttcttcatttccttagGGCTTTATTCTCAGTAAGGCATTGCCTGGCCAATCTATTAGCTGCCTCTCCCCACTATTACTACTCTCAAcgcttcctttctcccttctgtaCTTTATATACCTATCTATGTTTTACACACACATTATAAGTGATATATAGAACTTTAAATATGCTTAAGTATATAcgacatatataaattattatacacATTCATATGCATAtccacatatgcatatatattacacacacacaaagggctTACTGATCTTGTTAGTTACCTAGCTCCTCTTCTAGTATATAAACTCCATGAAGTCagaagtttttatattttgttcattatgtactatatccccagcacctagaacagtacctaTTGAGTGAATGAAATATCCTATGTGTCTCATtacacaaatgtaaaataaactggaaaattaATGACTCATTAGCACaatcagtatcaaaaaaacacacTTTTAAGGATCCTTAATGAAATATTATGAGTAGGAATTCATCTTGTCAGTGTGGCATCATTATTTCTCATAATTCAAAGCAGCTAAGTATTAGAAAAGTATAAGTAATATGATTTTTGGAACAATATAGTTGCCTTTCTCCACTGACTAGCTTACTTTTTTTGTTAAAGAATAACATTAGCTAGATATCCCTTGCATCCATTCTCACATTGTAATGATTTCTTGGGAAAATGCCAGTGCTCTGCTTATTAGTGTCCTGAACTTTAGAAAATGTATTAGGGCACTGTAGATGTCCTACTATCTCTGTTGAAAAGATAACTTTAAGTTAGTTCATTATTAATTTGTAATCTGAGTATAGAAAATGAAGTAACTGATGTATGCAACCAATATCTTTTGGTTGTATgtaaaaaggcaggaagagcttTATTCTGTTGGTTGGGTAAAGTTCCCTCCCACAGTGCTTGGTATGCAAGAAGTGTATCAAAACAGACACTTTTCTGTGAGATTTTACTTGCAAATTAAGCTCTGTAGACTGATTTGCTTCCTGGTTCcatagtgtatttttcttttcattagttCACACTGTATCCATATTCAGCCTATTGTTTAAGAGACTCTTTTAGAATTCTTAGGAGTATCGTTTAGATGGGTGTGATGTGCAATATGTTATCATTCTAGACCTTTGGAGCTTCTTATCTCTGTTTATTGGAAGGCTTGTTTCCATCTAGTAGACTGTTCTGTCTACTAATCAGAAAACAGAATGCTGGCCTTTTCTGTGGCATAGAAAACTTTCATGTGGCTggctttaaagaacaaacaaacaataaaaccacaaacaaaaaaacagctcgCATTCTCTTTGGTTACTTTACAAAgaaagaattgtttttattttcctttattaccTGTAGGCCCAGTGGACAGTTGGAAAACTGAATTGCCCTTTCTGTGGGGCCCGTTTAGGGGGCTTTAATTTTGTCAGCACTCCAAAATGTTCCTGTGGCCAGCTTGCAGCTGTACATCTCTCCAAAAGCCGGACTGATTATCAGCCAACACGGTCAGGCCGACTAATGAGACCCTCGCTGAAATACTTGTCACATCCTAGAGTTCAGTCAGGTTGTGACAAGGAAACTCTGCTGACAGGTGACGCCTCCAAAAACAGAAATCACAGGCTTTTAAACATGGCCCAAAATAATAATGGTCCTGGAAGATTAACGGAAGCACTCTGCCTGGAGGTACGGTCAACATATTTCAAGATGAAGAACGAAAAAGTGCTCTTCAAAGCATCAGATCCAAAATATCAGCTTTTTGTTCCGCAGCTTGTGACCGGCAGATGCACTACGAGAGCTTTTCATAGAAAATCACATAGCTTGGATCTGGACATCAGTGAGAAACTGACTTTATTACCCACTTTATATGAAATCCATAGTAAGACTACTGTGTATCCCAGACTAAATGAAACGCAGCCTATTGACCTTTCGGGCTTGCCTTTAGAATCGAGTAAAAATAATCATTCCTTTCAGATTTCATCCAGTTTTGATCCTAATATGCTGCTGCAAAGATTTTCAGTGACTCCCCGTGAGACCCAGACACAAAGAGGAGGAGAATTTCAGTGTGGTCTAGAAGCTTCTGCAGTGTACTCTGGTCATGCTAGTTCTAACAACCTGACTTTCCTGATGGACCTGCCCTCAGCTGGCAGGAGCACACTGGAGGCCCCAGACCAGCAAGAGCACCTCTCTCCTCTGGACTTTCTGCACTCAGGCAGTTTTTCGTTGGGTGCCATTAATCAGAGGCTCAGTAAGAGAGAAAAGAGCAAGCTGAAGAATCTGAGACGGAAACAACGAAGGCATGAAAGATGGCTGCAGAAgcaggtaatttttaaaagagtttacTAAAAATTCTGTATTATAAATGTCAGGCTTTGGGGAGAGGAGCTAACTTTGAATTACCTATATTATAAAAACTTGATTTGAGTGatttttgaaatgacatttcTCCCAAATGAACTTAATGATCATGTAGCTCTATTATAACTGACATGTATAACCATGTCTCTGTGCTAACACATGTTCAGAAAATGCCCTTTTGTGAAGTTTTTCCcaattttgctaatattttacagGAACATTCATCTCATGATATTGAGACTAGGTTGtcatacacattttaaatatattcatgttAGGATTGTTTTGCAGTGCTGTTTTTTCAGGttaaattgaaacaaaaatgttTCCCTAAGTAAACCCAATGTAGTGACAAATTCATTCACTTTCATTACATTTAGTTTAAATGGATATTTTCAAGGAGCCCTGTTTAATTATGTGCCCACATGAGCCAGATATGATTAACTGTGCTAAATTGTGAAAATTATCTAAAGGATAATTGACCCTTACTGTAATTTTATAGGAGAGGATGTTTCTCTGTGGTTTGAACTCCTGTACCTATAATGATACGTTCAGGTGTGGGGTGTGTGAAGGAAACCAATATTAGGCACTGAGGAAACCAGTTAAAACCAGTGGATGAGGTGCTTATGAAAATTTAGAAGTTTGAGGACCAGCTTATTTCTGTATAAACTATTTTTGCAAATTGCCTTCATTATTTGGTCATAATAGATAGCAGTCCTTATTAATTAGTATATTGAATATTAACAGTGTCCTCAGAGCTAAAATACAGAAAGCTACAACTTTACATAATAGTTCATTCTTAGTTAAGCAAACTCATTATTGTTTATGATTCTACTCTTggactgaataaaataaaattactgcaTTAAGTGCCTCAATCATGTTaggtatttttcatcttttggtTAGATAGTATAagtaattgtttttatatttttgactgGTTTCTGACAAAAGCATTTCAATTTGGTTTCTTTGCAAGTGATGGTGTAATGTGACATCAAAGAGTATACTGTAGGatgtaaaaaagaatatgttttatAGCACCATTATAATATACTTTATAGTTTAACTTATCAAAGctgtaaaattcaaaaattttattgaaaatttgaCTTAAACCTAGATAAATTGGAGATTATCATATGTTATGTTAAGTGAACAGAACAAATACCTTAAAAACAATGTGGAGGCTTCTGAAATAATTCTCTTAACAAATAGAGATTTCAAAGAAGTATGAAAATTATACTTGTTCTGTGCTGTAAATatgcaaataacattttttacaattttcaaaatgtgTATAATTCTTAGGCTAGGTACTTCTGAAAAcctcagttatatttttaatcattttctaaCATAGGAACACTCTTTTTCACACAGTTTAAAGCAAAGTAAGACCAAAattaatggtctttttttttttttttgataaggtTGCTTTTATTCATTCACACACATGTGATTTAACCAATCTGCTTAGCTAATTGATCGAAGTGAATGAGTCTTAGACCTGTGACAGGTCAGTACAGGAATGATATGGTGGGATCCTAATAGGTTTGGTTGATTGCATAGGAGCTACAGGCAAACAAATGCCCAATGTGTCCTTagcaaagaaaatctaaaaacaggtAGCAGCATAGAAATGACATGAATTCACAGTGTGAGTACACACTGTGGTTTGGGTCAGAAGGAAGaagaatttttaatagttttactaATTCAAGGAAAAGGATAAATCCTAGGAAGAGTTGATATTTGAGCAAAATTAATGGCTTAGCTATTCATCTCgtttaatgtttaataaagatTAGTTGATTCTAAAACAGATATCAGATATCTGTTTTGTATACCATGCCTTTGGGTAATGACTTCAAAACAGATCCTGCCccttttttaatgagaaaaatatgcatacaagatataaagaaaaagttaCCTATTATTAATGGtaatctttttaaagtttaaaataattggtTGAGATATCTAGATTTCTGACTttcatttgacattttaaatttttttgtgtgtaaactAGACATCTTTCTGTGGCAGATACCATGATAGAAAATGTTAATGATGCTACAAAAAGTTACTTAAATTTTTGAAGCTTAGGGATGTAAATGAGATTATTGTTAAAGCAGAAACTACAGCcagttttcagtgtttttgttcAGCAAATGTTAATTGAGCATCTACTTTGGGGAAAGAGTGCTGAGCTAACccttcttttattcaacacagtctttttggttttggttttcttttttaattatcatGAAATAAAGTTGATTTATTCTTGGCATACAGCTCTATGATTTAAACATATGTATAGATTCATATAACAATCACCACATTGGGGGTCCCAAACACTTCCATCAGCCCCACCCCAAATTTCCCTTGTGTCTTTATAATTGTGCCATGATTATATCTTTATAATCACACCTTTGTCCCATCCCTAATTCCTGAAGACCACTAATCTGTTCCCCATTACTttagtttgtctttttgataattttataaaataataatgtaatgttATAAAATTAGAACATATACTATATAAtgttttgagactggcttcttttactcagcataattacCTGtcagattcatccaagttgttgcatatATCTctagtttgttatttttattccttaatagtattcctttgtattaatgaaccacagtttatccatttacttGTTGAGCAGAGGTAGGTTattccaggttttggcaattatgaatagagctgttataaacattcatgtacaggtttttgtgtgaacctaagctttcatttctctagggtaaatgtccaggagtgggattgctggatcatatggtaagtaactgtcaaattgtttttctgaatggctatactattttgcattccaagcagcaatgtatgagagttccttttGCAGTGTATCCTCACAAACACCTGGTACCCTTAAAATTTTGACATTAATAGATACATAGTGGTATCACATTCTGGTTTtcgtttgcatttccctaatgatatttccctaatgatgttcaccatttttcaagtgcttattttgccatttatatatattgtttagtgaagtatcttttcaaatcttttagtcattttcttaattgagttGTGTTCTTTGTGTTGAATcttgaaagttctttatatactttggatataaGTTCTTCATTGAGTATGTGATttgtaaagattttctcccagtctgtagcttgtccttttattctctcagaaaaaaatttttttcctatagaggaaatgtatttaattttgatgaagtccagtttctcaaatttatttttaatggatcatgcttttggtgtcctatctaagaactctttgcctaaccCTAGgttatgaagattttctcctatggttTCTTATAAAAGTTACatagttttaagttttatattgAGAATTATAactcattttgtgttttttttaataaagtgtgAAATTTAGGTTGAGGTCCCTTGTTTTACATAGAGATGCTTGATTGTTCCAGaactatttgttgaaaacactgtcctttctccattgaaatgCTTTTGCAGCTTTGTCAGAAATCAACTGGCTCtatatttgtggtctttttctggactctctgttcagtttatttttgtgtctctcTCTTTGCCAATAGacctctttcttgtttttttagcTTTATACTAACTCATTAAAATAGGGTACTGtgattcctccaactttatttttcattttcaaaattgttttattctagttcctttgcctttccatataaaatttagaatcaacCTTTTTATCTTTACAAAAAATAGATCAACTTGGGGAGAACCAAAAtctttactgtgtttttttttccagtccatgaacatgatatgtctctccatttatttaggtctttgatctctttcatcagtattttgcAATTTTCAGCATTCAGAACGTGTGCATATactgttagatttatacctaagtatttactCTTTGTgttattgttaatttaaaaaattgttttgatttaTAATTATAGATCACTAGTGTacagaaaaaatttattttgttttgactttATATCTTGTGCTGTTGATAGTACAGGTCTTTGACATCTCttgtcagatttatccctaagtatttatatttttatactgttGGTAAATAGTATTATTAAATCTTAATTTCCATTTGTTCATGAAtaatatatagcaatacaattgatttttggtGTTAATCTTATATCTTACAACCTTTCTAATTTTACCTGTCAGGAATAGCAGGGGTTTTGTAGATTTCACTGGGTTTTCTACTTAGATGATCATATCTGCAAATAAAAagtcttacttcttcctttccaatttgattatttctttttttgtgttactGAGTGAGCTAGAACATCTAGTACAGTGTTGAGTAGAAGTGATGAGAGCAGGTATCCTTGTGTTTTTCCTGatgttaggaggaaagcactcagtctttcaccattaagtactatgttagctatgggttttaggtagatgccctttatcaggttgaggatgttttcttctattcctagtttgctgaaagttttatcatgaatggatgttgaattttgtcaaatgctttttctgtatcaattgatatgattatgtgtttttaatgtgaatattaagtgattaTCAAATATTGAGCCAGTGTTTCATTCCCACAGTAAATACTTTGttatgttgtatttttctttctgtatattgCTGGATACTACTTGCCAatattttctgagagtttttttggtttctttgtttttttgcctcTGTACATGAAGGATATTATCCTGATGCTTACTCTATTTCTGTACAGTCTTTTTCTGATTTGATATCATGGTAGTGCTGGCCGTATAAAATGAATTAAGAATTGTTCTTTCCTGTTGTGTTTTATGGAAAATATTGTGAAGACTTAATAttactttttcttaaatatttggtaatgaAACTACCTGGGCCTGGaggttttgggggtgggggtgggtgaagGAGGTGAATTTAACTatgaattcagtttctttaatgtttataggacaattcaggttatctatttcatattggaTTATTTTGGTAGTTGTTTTCAGTGCATTATCTAAGTTGTTGAAAACATGTGTGTAGaatgttcatagtattcccttattatccCTTTAATGTCTGTTGGGTCTGTAATGATATCCCCTTTTCAATCCTGATAATAACAATTTATGTCtcgtctctccttctctccccttccctcccctcccctcttgctTTTAGTTTTGCtggaggtttatcaattttactgatcttttcaaagaaccagcttttgatttcaattatttttttctattattttttgttttcaaagtcatTGATTTCTGGTCTTACTTTTATTACTgacttccttctgcttgctttgactttattttcctttctcttataaactattttttatgGGAGAAACTTAAGTTTTCGATTGGAAATCCTTTTTTATCTCATCTAAgcatgtattgctataaatttccctttagtTACTGCATGAGCTACAACCCATGACTTTTATGTTGTGTTTTTAATTCGGttcaaactgttttctaatttcctttgagaCTTTTGTTAGCCCACGTAGTTTGTCTAAGTGGCTACTATAATCATGCAAAGACTGAAATATTAGCATtctgaggaaattttaaaacttcatccAGTGGAAGAATATTTCTTCCTCTGGATTGAGAGAATGTAAAGCTGCCAGTAGTATAgctgtataatattttaaaataattctatttaaacattttgtttgttcttctgtgtTGACATTTCTTAACCTTGAGCTTATTTagtatgaataaaagaaaatgtctctttaaaCCCACAGGAGACTATTGTGAAAAGAGTTTACCTTACATTTCTGTGACATGTTgtgcatgaaaatataaaataattgacCAAGTATCATGGTTTTTAATAAATCAATGAACCATCTACAGTGATTATATTACGTTGTTCTGAGTTAACTAAATGAGTTAAGACTACTTGTATTATTACAAGGGTGTGATTTAGGCACTGGGGAGAATAGAGgtcaataaattatattaaagacCTACTCATTTGTGTTTACCTAGAGAAGATATACATTTTCCACAAAGGCATTAAGTTTCATTTTCCTGGATTTGCACATAGGGATAATTTTTCACAGATTTTGAAGGAGTCCACTTAATCTTTTATCACTTGATTCATCATGTTGAAATCATACACAAAtcatattctaaatatatttttggttatctttttaaattaaaatatttgtgcttCTTAATTATAATAGTAATTCACGTATTGAACAGTTATTCCccatttgttctgtttctaaagaagaaaattaatggtttattgaaataaaaagcgTCACTAATGAAGCTTCAgtaatgaaaataactaaaattttaattagatgacacattttactgtaattttccattgtatgtgtgtgtatacacacacacacacacacacacacacacacacacacaaacacccccca
Proteins encoded in this region:
- the RNF180 gene encoding E3 ubiquitin-protein ligase RNF180 isoform X2; protein product: MRGAGGSGTRSQMKRSKELITKNHNQEEISILRCWKCRKCIAGSGCFMECLENQVTEDRHDSTDDQHICHVWHMDIEALPEWIHCLIQKAQWTVGKLNCPFCGARLGGFNFVSTPKCSCGQLAAVHLSKSRTDYQPTRSGRLMRPSLKYLSHPRVQSGCDKETLLTGDASKNRNHRLLNMAQNNNGPGRLTEALCLEVRSTYFKMKNEKVLFKASDPKYQLFVPQLVTGRCTTRAFHRKSHSLDLDISEKLTLLPTLYEIHSKTTVYPRLNETQPIDLSGLPLESSKNNHSFQISSSFDPNMLLQRFSVTPRETQTQRGGEFQCGLEASAVYSGHASSNNLTFLMDLPSAGRSTLEAPDQQEHLSPLDFLHSGSFSLGAINQRLSKREKSKLKNLRRKQRRHERWLQKQTLDNEMSTDDDNEYAEEKESYICAVCLDVYFNPYMCYPCHHIFCEPCLRTLAKDNPASTPCPLCRTIISRVFFQTELNNATKTFFTKEYLKRKQSFQKSSSAKWPLPSRRKAFHLFGGFHRRAAPVTRRQFPHGAHRMDYLHFEDDSRGWWFDMDMVIIYIYSVNWVIGFIVFCFLCYFFFPF
- the RNF180 gene encoding E3 ubiquitin-protein ligase RNF180 isoform X3, whose translation is MRGAGGSGTRSQMKRSKELITKNHNQEEISILRCWKCRKCIAGSGCFMECLENQVTEDRHDSTDDQHICHVWHMDIEALPEWIHCLIQKAQWTVGKLNCPFCGARLGGFNFVSTPKCSCGQLAAVHLSKSRTDYQPTRSGRLMRPSLKYLSHPRVQSGCDKETLLTGDASKNRNHRLLNMAQNNNGPGRLTEALCLEVRSTYFKMKNEKVLFKASDPKYQLFVPQLVTGRCTTRAFHRKSHSLDLDISEKLTLLPTLYEIHSKTTVYPRLNETQPIDLSGLPLESSKNNHSFQISSSFDPNMLLQRFSVTPRETQTQRGGEFQCGLEASAVYSGHASSNNLTFLMDLPSAGRSTLEAPDQQEHLSPLDFLHSGSFSLGAINQRLSKREKSKLKNLRRKQRRHERWLQKQGKCPGVGLLDHMTLDNEMSTDDDNEYAEEKESYICAVCLDVYFNPYMCYPCHHIFCEPCLRTLAKDNPASTPCPLCRTIISRVFFQTELNNATKTFFTKEYLKRKQSFQKSSSAKWPLPSRRKAFHLFGGFHRRAAPVTRRQFPHGAHRMDYLHFEDDSRGWWFDMDMFM
- the RNF180 gene encoding E3 ubiquitin-protein ligase RNF180 isoform X5, with product MDIEALPEWIHCLIQKAQWTVGKLNCPFCGARLGGFNFVSTPKCSCGQLAAVHLSKSRTDYQPTRSGRLMRPSLKYLSHPRVQSGCDKETLLTGDASKNRNHRLLNMAQNNNGPGRLTEALCLEVRSTYFKMKNEKVLFKASDPKYQLFVPQLVTGRCTTRAFHRKSHSLDLDISEKLTLLPTLYEIHSKTTVYPRLNETQPIDLSGLPLESSKNNHSFQISSSFDPNMLLQRFSVTPRETQTQRGGEFQCGLEASAVYSGHASSNNLTFLMDLPSAGRSTLEAPDQQEHLSPLDFLHSGSFSLGAINQRLSKREKSKLKNLRRKQRRHERWLQKQGKCPGVGLLDHMTLDNEMSTDDDNEYAEEKESYICAVCLDVYFNPYMCYPCHHIFCEPCLRTLAKDNPASTPCPLCRTIISRVFFQTELNNATKTFFTKEYLKRKQSFQKSSSAKWPLPSRRKAFHLFGGFHRRAAPVTRRQFPHGAHRMDYLHFEDDSRGWWFDMDMVIIYIYSVNWVIGFIVFCFLCYFFFPF
- the RNF180 gene encoding E3 ubiquitin-protein ligase RNF180 isoform X4: MRGAGGSGTRSQDRHDSTDDQHICHVWHMDIEALPEWIHCLIQKAQWTVGKLNCPFCGARLGGFNFVSTPKCSCGQLAAVHLSKSRTDYQPTRSGRLMRPSLKYLSHPRVQSGCDKETLLTGDASKNRNHRLLNMAQNNNGPGRLTEALCLEVRSTYFKMKNEKVLFKASDPKYQLFVPQLVTGRCTTRAFHRKSHSLDLDISEKLTLLPTLYEIHSKTTVYPRLNETQPIDLSGLPLESSKNNHSFQISSSFDPNMLLQRFSVTPRETQTQRGGEFQCGLEASAVYSGHASSNNLTFLMDLPSAGRSTLEAPDQQEHLSPLDFLHSGSFSLGAINQRLSKREKSKLKNLRRKQRRHERWLQKQGKCPGVGLLDHMTLDNEMSTDDDNEYAEEKESYICAVCLDVYFNPYMCYPCHHIFCEPCLRTLAKDNPASTPCPLCRTIISRVFFQTELNNATKTFFTKEYLKRKQSFQKSSSAKWPLPSRRKAFHLFGGFHRRAAPVTRRQFPHGAHRMDYLHFEDDSRGWWFDMDMVIIYIYSVNWVIGFIVFCFLCYFFFPF
- the RNF180 gene encoding E3 ubiquitin-protein ligase RNF180 isoform X1; the protein is MRGAGGSGTRSQMKRSKELITKNHNQEEISILRCWKCRKCIAGSGCFMECLENQVTEDRHDSTDDQHICHVWHMDIEALPEWIHCLIQKAQWTVGKLNCPFCGARLGGFNFVSTPKCSCGQLAAVHLSKSRTDYQPTRSGRLMRPSLKYLSHPRVQSGCDKETLLTGDASKNRNHRLLNMAQNNNGPGRLTEALCLEVRSTYFKMKNEKVLFKASDPKYQLFVPQLVTGRCTTRAFHRKSHSLDLDISEKLTLLPTLYEIHSKTTVYPRLNETQPIDLSGLPLESSKNNHSFQISSSFDPNMLLQRFSVTPRETQTQRGGEFQCGLEASAVYSGHASSNNLTFLMDLPSAGRSTLEAPDQQEHLSPLDFLHSGSFSLGAINQRLSKREKSKLKNLRRKQRRHERWLQKQGKCPGVGLLDHMTLDNEMSTDDDNEYAEEKESYICAVCLDVYFNPYMCYPCHHIFCEPCLRTLAKDNPASTPCPLCRTIISRVFFQTELNNATKTFFTKEYLKRKQSFQKSSSAKWPLPSRRKAFHLFGGFHRRAAPVTRRQFPHGAHRMDYLHFEDDSRGWWFDMDMVIIYIYSVNWVIGFIVFCFLCYFFFPF
- the RNF180 gene encoding E3 ubiquitin-protein ligase RNF180 isoform X7, coding for MRGAGGSGTRSQMKRSKELITKNHNQEEISILRCWKCRKCIAGSGCFMECLENQVTEDRHDSTDDQHICHVWHMDIEALPEWIHCLIQKAQWTVGKLNCPFCGARLGGFNFVSTPKCSCGQLAAVHLSKSRTDYQPTRSGRLMRPSLKYLSHPRVQSGCDKETLLTGDASKNRNHRLLNMAQNNNGPGRLTEALCLEVRSTYFKMKNEKVLFKASDPKYQLFVPQLVTGRCTTRAFHRKSHSLDLDISEKLTLLPTLYEIHSKTTVYPRLNETQPIDLSGLPLESSKNNHSFQISSSFDPNMLLQRFSVTPRETQTQRGGEFQCGLEASAVYSGHASSNNLTFLMDLPSAGRSTLEAPDQQEHLSPLDFLHSGSFSLGAINQRLSKREKSKLKNLRRKQRRHERWLQKQGKCPGVGLLDHMVYVLSF